The following are encoded together in the Rhabdothermincola salaria genome:
- a CDS encoding ABC transporter ATP-binding protein gives MTDVPTPAPGRSHHVVEPPLLELVGVKAAYGTIEVLHGVDLAVPEGTVVALLGPNGAGKSTILKVCSGLLTPSAGEVRLAGKVVNGAAADELARNGLCTVPEGRGVFPNLTVRENLWMNTFAGVSLKDVEEVAYARFPILGERRKQLAGTMSGGEQQMLAMARALATNPAILLLDELSMGLAPLIVANLYEIVAQVSEEGVSILVSEQFARTVLGIAQYAAIVLHGNVTRVGTPAELEDELSAAYLGS, from the coding sequence ATGACCGACGTCCCCACGCCGGCCCCCGGCCGTTCCCACCACGTCGTCGAGCCGCCGCTGCTCGAGCTGGTCGGGGTCAAGGCCGCCTACGGCACCATCGAGGTCCTCCACGGGGTCGACCTCGCCGTCCCCGAGGGCACGGTGGTCGCCTTGCTCGGCCCCAACGGTGCCGGCAAGTCCACCATCCTCAAGGTCTGCTCGGGCCTGCTGACCCCGTCGGCCGGCGAGGTGCGCCTGGCCGGCAAGGTCGTCAACGGCGCGGCCGCCGACGAGCTGGCCCGCAACGGGTTGTGCACCGTGCCCGAGGGTCGGGGCGTGTTCCCCAACCTCACCGTGCGTGAGAACCTCTGGATGAACACCTTCGCGGGAGTCTCGCTGAAGGACGTCGAAGAGGTCGCCTACGCACGGTTCCCAATCCTCGGCGAGCGCCGCAAACAGCTCGCCGGCACCATGTCGGGCGGCGAGCAGCAGATGCTCGCCATGGCCCGCGCCCTCGCCACGAACCCGGCCATCCTGCTCCTCGACGAGCTGTCGATGGGTCTGGCTCCGCTGATCGTGGCGAACCTCTACGAGATCGTGGCTCAGGTCTCCGAAGAGGGAGTGTCGATCCTGGTGTCCGAGCAGTTCGCTCGGACGGTGTTGGGCATCGCCCAGTACGCCGCGATCGTGCTGCACGGCAACGTCACCCGCGTGGGGACACCTGCTGAGCTCGAAGATGAACTGTCCGCCGCCTACTTGGGCTCGTGA
- a CDS encoding TSUP family transporter, protein MSATRPTGDSVAAAIAEGRRARSSQARRRERLALLAPAVITVVWAVAVTALGLWPRVFDRWPATITMVFGGFVAGSTPQGGGAVAFPVFTKVLETPSEVARSMGLFIQVVGMGCASIAIIVRKAPVAWRAVGLVLVPALVGLAVAVVAASRLDQPFAPSVLPGAWVKVTFTVLIVAMAVSIFAMSRRPVRERRRSLGNLSVRAKALIIGAGLLGGFLSGLTGSGVDVLFFTVLVLLLGLDPRIGVPSSVITMATISAVALVGLGLAGGHLFVELDDSRSSVVSVSGETVAIVDGVLVVDPPPTAGPAPPQQYDLTGLWLAGIPAAAWAGPLGAKLAMRLSDRNLAWLVAGLAFAEMISTAIFLDALRTDLALVAYFVLGIVGAVLGLRWVSAHRIRLFGLEAWDTSRPVTRMSVITTGSFSSWAQGPLEDREDPEAP, encoded by the coding sequence GTGAGCGCCACACGACCCACCGGCGACAGCGTCGCGGCCGCCATCGCCGAGGGTCGGCGGGCCCGGTCCTCGCAGGCCCGTCGCCGGGAGCGCCTCGCCCTGCTGGCCCCGGCCGTCATCACCGTGGTGTGGGCGGTGGCGGTCACCGCGCTGGGCCTCTGGCCCCGGGTCTTCGATCGTTGGCCGGCCACCATCACCATGGTCTTCGGTGGGTTCGTCGCCGGTTCGACCCCCCAGGGCGGGGGCGCAGTGGCCTTCCCGGTGTTCACCAAGGTGCTCGAGACGCCGTCAGAGGTGGCTCGTTCGATGGGCCTGTTCATCCAGGTGGTGGGCATGGGGTGCGCCTCGATCGCCATCATCGTCCGCAAGGCCCCGGTGGCGTGGCGGGCCGTCGGGCTGGTGCTGGTGCCCGCACTGGTCGGTCTGGCCGTGGCGGTCGTGGCCGCGTCTCGGCTCGATCAGCCGTTCGCGCCGTCGGTGCTCCCCGGGGCCTGGGTGAAGGTCACCTTCACCGTGCTCATCGTGGCCATGGCGGTCAGCATCTTCGCCATGTCCCGCCGGCCCGTGCGCGAGCGGCGGCGCTCGCTGGGCAACCTGAGCGTGCGCGCCAAGGCGCTCATCATCGGGGCCGGGCTCCTCGGGGGGTTCCTGTCGGGGCTCACCGGTTCGGGCGTCGACGTGCTCTTCTTCACCGTGCTGGTGCTGCTGCTCGGCCTCGACCCGAGGATCGGTGTGCCCTCCTCGGTCATCACCATGGCCACCATCTCGGCCGTCGCCCTGGTGGGCTTGGGCCTCGCCGGCGGTCACCTCTTCGTGGAGCTCGACGACTCCCGCTCCAGCGTGGTGAGCGTGTCGGGGGAGACGGTGGCCATCGTCGACGGGGTACTCGTGGTCGACCCGCCTCCCACCGCCGGGCCCGCACCCCCTCAGCAGTACGACCTCACCGGCCTCTGGTTGGCCGGCATCCCGGCCGCAGCCTGGGCCGGGCCGTTGGGGGCCAAGTTGGCGATGCGCCTCTCGGACCGGAACCTGGCCTGGCTGGTGGCCGGGTTGGCCTTCGCCGAGATGATCTCGACGGCCATCTTCCTCGACGCCTTGCGCACCGACCTGGCGCTCGTCGCCTACTTCGTGCTCGGCATCGTGGGTGCCGTCCTCGGCCTGCGGTGGGTGTCGGCCCACCGCATCCGGCTCTTCGGACTCGAGGCCTGGGACACCTCCCGACCCGTCACCCGCATGTCGGTGATCACCACCGGCAGCTTCTCGTCGTGGGCGCAAGGGCCCCTCGAGGACCGAGAGGATCCCGAAGCACCATGA
- a CDS encoding SDR family oxidoreductase has product MRTVAITGAGSGIGAATADRLSRDGHRVIGVDLRGAEIEADLGTPDGRRSAIDAVAEASGGALDGLITCAGISGFPGRPSSLLASVNYFGTVVLLEGLRPLLAKGDRPSAVAISSNSTTTAPGYSLELTEACLAGDEAEARRVADEVAGESMIEYAATKLAVARWVRATAVTPEWGGTGIRLNAIAPGMIATPMIDEGNSDENLAKQLEMFKQTIALGRAGDPAEIAGLLAFLVGTESTFFCGSIIFCDGGTDALLRADDWPARWEIG; this is encoded by the coding sequence ATGCGCACCGTCGCCATCACCGGAGCCGGATCGGGTATCGGCGCAGCGACCGCGGATCGGCTCAGCCGCGATGGCCACCGGGTCATCGGGGTCGACCTGCGCGGGGCGGAGATCGAAGCCGATCTCGGCACCCCCGACGGCCGCCGGTCGGCCATCGACGCCGTCGCCGAGGCCAGCGGAGGCGCCCTCGACGGGCTGATCACGTGCGCCGGCATCTCGGGCTTCCCGGGCCGGCCCTCGTCGCTGCTGGCGTCGGTCAACTACTTCGGAACCGTAGTGCTCCTGGAGGGCCTGCGGCCCCTCCTGGCCAAGGGCGACCGTCCCTCGGCGGTGGCCATCTCGTCCAACTCCACCACCACCGCTCCCGGGTACAGCCTCGAGCTCACCGAGGCCTGCCTGGCCGGCGACGAGGCCGAGGCCCGGCGCGTGGCCGACGAGGTCGCCGGCGAGTCGATGATCGAGTACGCCGCCACCAAGCTGGCCGTGGCCCGCTGGGTGCGGGCCACGGCCGTGACCCCCGAGTGGGGCGGGACGGGCATCCGGCTCAACGCCATCGCTCCGGGCATGATCGCCACGCCCATGATCGACGAGGGCAACAGCGACGAGAACCTGGCCAAGCAGCTCGAGATGTTCAAGCAGACCATCGCCTTGGGTCGAGCCGGCGACCCGGCCGAGATCGCCGGCCTGCTGGCGTTCCTCGTGGGCACCGAGTCGACCTTCTTCTGCGGGTCGATCATCTTCTGCGACGGCGGCACCGACGCCCTGCTGCGCGCCGACGACTGGCCCGCCCGCTGGGAGATCGGCTGA
- a CDS encoding BTAD domain-containing putative transcriptional regulator, translating to MDVRVLGDIGVRAEGVWRTVPGPRQCTLLALLALRAGEDVDSGELVVELFGPDAARPPAALQVCVSRLRQALGPHRDVVVTGARGYRLDIDRAQVDALRFSAAVAESRTGVVGVERLRDALDEWSGPLFGGAASVASLEFEERRLRDLRMEATLSVLEALGDRGQVADALAVADAALAWAPDDDALLRRRVELLHLSGRADVARRVRLRHGLDGPAVSAAPAPEPPAAQVEPVAPVTWPSPLERVGGRPLVGRVHSEVVHSARRPRAPQLTLVHGETGRGKTATAAAWARAWRGRGRQVRYLGFDGGAGQSTDLRALAEELDQLASADGAEAGPASAVVVLDDLHALAATRVDDVVTLVRALGERGVPVLLAGRPAPAGSAWSRLAEWASQGRGTVAFELPPLEPSELRSLLVETGRGLDAESYERLVAEVWAATAGNAMAASAVAAHIEGLPAAERNSSQIPLALADLAAARMADLAPSVRQTLLAIVVLDADRVAPGDVAAITGSPSDETVADLKDLDHRDLTAIEPDGWVRAPHPLYREAMLSCVDPLDRRLLHLRAADALESCHPLVAARQRCEAVPLVDAVGAVAGALRALRSAPPEVAPGVGLAVARSARTALEPVPDAAAELRAEVDLVLGDHLEALGRRDEAEAAHQRAFLAALGTRRADLIAAAAIGTEVLGRRPDTSAALDRLGRAADRLEELGASTETQAVIAALVAELFSAGREIPTVLVERLERAGSPTGPFGPNEVALARAWAGWSLPVGEVPPPPEQAWSPASALGAVDGPERSPAPLQLQVGVALRRGDLSLARRQLARLEGQVQRLGTPRGRWFLWAQRSAVALAAGQVDVSVASMEEAAGYGARYALADAPLVQVAHQVAVALACGRPLGEGLAGASPSAFVEVMADVAHVPAVLGAAALLAAQTGEPSAAEALDAYLAELTVGRFMPYRVVGLALAAEASHLLGDAASAARIVTAFEPYRGEVAVLGAGVVCFGPVGRPLALAAATAGHHRLAAEAAESALEWATHWLAGPWVDRCREALQQVSRLGEGASKGR from the coding sequence GTGGACGTGCGGGTGCTGGGCGACATCGGAGTCCGGGCGGAGGGGGTCTGGCGGACCGTCCCCGGTCCCCGACAGTGCACGCTGTTGGCCCTGCTGGCGCTGCGGGCGGGGGAGGACGTCGACAGCGGCGAGCTGGTGGTGGAGTTGTTCGGCCCCGATGCGGCCCGACCACCGGCGGCGCTGCAGGTGTGCGTCTCCCGCCTGCGCCAGGCGCTCGGCCCCCACCGCGACGTGGTGGTCACCGGCGCCCGTGGGTACCGCCTGGACATCGATCGGGCACAGGTCGATGCGCTGCGGTTCTCGGCGGCCGTGGCGGAGAGCCGCACCGGGGTCGTCGGCGTGGAGCGATTGCGGGACGCGCTCGACGAGTGGTCGGGTCCGCTGTTCGGTGGGGCCGCGTCGGTGGCGTCGCTCGAGTTCGAGGAGCGACGGCTCCGAGACCTCCGGATGGAGGCCACGCTCTCCGTCCTTGAGGCCCTCGGTGACCGAGGCCAGGTGGCCGACGCCCTCGCCGTGGCCGACGCCGCGCTGGCTTGGGCACCCGACGACGACGCCCTGCTGCGCCGGCGGGTCGAGCTCTTGCACCTGTCCGGGCGCGCCGACGTGGCCAGACGGGTTCGGCTGCGCCACGGGCTCGACGGACCGGCGGTATCGGCCGCCCCGGCCCCGGAGCCTCCAGCGGCACAGGTCGAACCGGTGGCGCCGGTCACCTGGCCGAGCCCGTTGGAGCGCGTCGGTGGTCGACCGCTCGTGGGGCGGGTCCACTCCGAGGTCGTGCACAGCGCTCGCCGACCTCGGGCCCCACAGCTCACGCTGGTGCACGGAGAGACAGGTCGAGGCAAGACGGCCACGGCCGCGGCGTGGGCCCGCGCCTGGCGCGGGCGTGGCCGTCAGGTCCGCTACCTCGGCTTCGACGGCGGCGCAGGGCAGTCCACCGACCTGCGGGCCCTGGCCGAGGAGCTGGACCAGCTGGCCAGCGCCGACGGTGCCGAGGCGGGACCGGCGTCCGCGGTGGTCGTGCTCGACGATCTCCACGCCCTCGCCGCCACCCGGGTCGACGACGTCGTGACCCTCGTCCGCGCGCTCGGCGAACGGGGCGTGCCGGTGCTGCTGGCGGGCCGCCCCGCGCCCGCCGGGTCGGCCTGGTCCCGGCTGGCCGAGTGGGCATCGCAGGGACGGGGCACGGTCGCGTTCGAGCTGCCGCCGCTCGAGCCGAGCGAGCTGCGGTCGTTGCTCGTCGAGACCGGGCGGGGGCTCGACGCCGAGAGCTACGAGCGGCTGGTCGCCGAGGTGTGGGCGGCGACGGCGGGCAACGCCATGGCCGCCTCGGCGGTGGCGGCCCACATCGAGGGGCTGCCGGCGGCCGAGAGGAACTCCTCGCAGATCCCCCTGGCGCTCGCCGACCTCGCCGCGGCGCGGATGGCGGACCTCGCCCCTTCGGTGCGCCAGACCCTGCTGGCGATCGTGGTGCTCGATGCCGATCGCGTGGCCCCCGGCGACGTGGCGGCGATCACCGGTTCGCCGAGCGACGAGACGGTCGCCGACCTGAAGGACCTCGACCATCGTGATCTGACGGCGATCGAGCCCGACGGGTGGGTCCGGGCGCCGCACCCGCTCTACCGAGAGGCGATGTTGTCGTGCGTGGACCCGCTGGATCGGCGCTTGCTGCACCTGCGGGCCGCCGACGCGCTCGAGTCGTGCCATCCGTTGGTGGCGGCCCGGCAGCGTTGTGAGGCGGTGCCGTTGGTGGACGCCGTCGGTGCCGTGGCCGGTGCGCTGCGGGCGTTGAGGTCCGCCCCGCCCGAGGTCGCGCCGGGCGTCGGCCTGGCGGTCGCCCGCAGCGCCCGAACGGCACTGGAACCGGTTCCGGATGCCGCCGCGGAGCTCCGCGCCGAGGTGGACCTCGTCCTCGGCGACCACCTCGAGGCCCTGGGGCGACGCGACGAAGCCGAGGCCGCCCACCAGCGGGCGTTCCTGGCGGCCCTCGGCACCCGGCGGGCCGACCTGATCGCGGCGGCCGCCATCGGCACCGAGGTCCTGGGCCGCCGACCGGACACCTCGGCGGCCCTCGATCGGCTGGGCCGAGCCGCCGACCGGCTCGAGGAGCTGGGCGCGTCCACCGAGACCCAGGCGGTGATCGCCGCGCTCGTCGCCGAGCTCTTCTCGGCCGGTCGGGAGATCCCGACGGTGTTGGTCGAGCGCCTCGAGCGGGCCGGCTCACCGACCGGCCCCTTCGGGCCGAACGAAGTGGCGCTGGCACGAGCCTGGGCCGGCTGGTCGCTCCCGGTGGGAGAGGTGCCGCCACCACCGGAGCAGGCGTGGAGTCCGGCCAGCGCGCTCGGTGCGGTCGACGGGCCCGAGCGCTCGCCCGCTCCGCTGCAGCTGCAGGTGGGGGTGGCGCTGCGCCGTGGCGACCTCTCGCTCGCTCGCCGCCAACTGGCCCGGCTCGAGGGGCAGGTCCAGCGGCTGGGGACGCCGCGCGGCCGTTGGTTCCTGTGGGCCCAACGCAGCGCGGTGGCGCTCGCCGCCGGGCAGGTGGACGTCTCGGTGGCCTCCATGGAGGAGGCCGCCGGGTACGGGGCCCGGTATGCGTTGGCCGATGCGCCGCTGGTCCAGGTCGCCCACCAGGTCGCCGTGGCACTCGCCTGCGGTCGACCCCTCGGCGAGGGTCTCGCCGGCGCCTCGCCCTCGGCGTTCGTCGAGGTGATGGCCGATGTCGCACATGTCCCCGCCGTGCTCGGGGCGGCGGCCCTGTTGGCCGCGCAGACGGGGGAGCCCAGCGCGGCTGAGGCCCTCGACGCCTACCTGGCCGAGCTGACCGTCGGTCGGTTCATGCCGTACCGGGTGGTGGGGCTGGCCCTGGCCGCGGAGGCCTCGCACCTCCTCGGCGATGCGGCCTCGGCCGCTCGGATCGTGACCGCCTTCGAGCCGTACCGGGGCGAGGTGGCCGTGTTGGGGGCGGGCGTCGTGTGCTTCGGTCCGGTCGGGCGTCCGCTGGCTCTCGCCGCGGCGACCGCCGGGCACCACCGCCTGGCCGCCGAGGCGGCGGAGTCGGCCCTCGAGTGGGCGACGCACTGGCTTGCCGGGCCTTGGGTCGACCGGTGCCGTGAGGCGCTCCAGCAGGTCTCCCGGCTCGGTGAGGGCGCATCGAAGGGTCGTTGA